Proteins encoded by one window of Bacillus rossius redtenbacheri isolate Brsri chromosome 14, Brsri_v3, whole genome shotgun sequence:
- the LOC134539048 gene encoding leucine-rich repeat-containing protein 24-like codes for MAAGLCWWWLPPLVLLAAGAALSAPDWADDCPSSCRCKWSSGKKTALCQDAGFTAVPSALSSDMQVLNLSGNSIPYLTKDAFRSVGLVNLQRVSLRSAGLRDVHRDAFRDLRILVEVDLSGNHVRSLHPDTFSGNDRLRWLCLSGNPLSELRDSQFPALPHLRSLELQGCQLQLVHERAFANLAALDSLNLRGNELRRLDARAFRAVPRLKTLVLDGNPWRCDCDLRAFRAWLVPGQLYSVHLLCAEPEALRGREWQDLPPGEFACAPQVRLEGGAVFQRELGGNVTFRCVARGDPEPEVTWLFNGRPLGAPNGSNPDAAFAVDEELRPRERRTSLSVFNVTELDAGEYSCVAANPRGLASANASLVLPQVVTATTLSKAESWLLWAGLAGGGGAALLSAACALACGCCACGRRASARRKRHRRKAKLKGSVSFTDQEKKLLDVSITTTERPSGAGSCERLGSQPELELLEQSQSVPLELCDITIESHSEGDAGAYPGAVAVFPPPPEFSTSLLPAGAFGNIFISVSVNQEPGGEAQRYPDLLDIGHRGAARTSVSVAAGPDAPFFATLPRPQARAKEGPGPQYDNMGPRVTAGGSSTLSLPDDIPPPPLPPLCSPMAAEYVAL; via the coding sequence ATGGCCGCGGGGCTGTGCTGGTGGTGGCTGCCGCCGCTCGTGCTGctggcggcgggggcggcgctgTCCGCCCCCGATTGGGCCGACGACTGCCCCTCGTCGTGCCGCTGCAAGTGGAGCTCGGGCAAGAAGACGGCGCTGTGCCAGGACGCCGGCTTCACCGCCGTGCCGAGCGCGCTTAGCTCGGACATGCAGGTGCTCAACCTGTCCGGCAACTCCATCCCCTACCTCACCAAGGACGCGTTCAGGTCCGTGGGGCTGGTGAACCTGCAGCGGGTGTCGCTGCGCTCCGCCGGCCTGCGGGACGTGCACAGGGACGCCTTCCGCGACCTGCGCATCCTCGTGGAGGTGGACCTGTCGGGCAACCACGTGCGCAGCCTGCACCCGGACACCTTCTCGGGCAACGACCGCCTGCGCTGGCTGTGCCTCAGCGGCAACCCGCTGTCGGAGCTGCGCGACTCGCAGTTCCCGGCGCTGCCGCACCTGCGCAGCCTCGAGCTGCAGGGCTGCCAGCTGCAGCTGGTGCACGAGCGCGCCTTCGCCAACCTGGCGGCGCTCGACTCGCTCAACCTGCGCGGCAACGAGCTGCGGCGCCTGGACGCGCGCGCCTTCCGCGCCGTGCCGCGCCTCAAGACGCTCGTGCTGGACGGCAACCCCTGGCGCTGCGACTGCGACCTGCGCGCCTTCCGCGCGTGGCTGGTGCCGGGCCAGCTCTACTCCGTGCACCTGCTGTGCGCCGAGCCGGAGGCGCTGCGCGGCCGCGAGTGGCAGGACCTGCCGCCGGGGGAGTTCGCCTGCGCCCCGCAGGTGCGCCTGGAGGGCGGCGCCGTCTTCCAGAGGGAGCTCGGCGGCAACGTGACCTTCCGGTGCGTGGCGCGCGGCGACCCGGAGCCCGAGGTCACGTGGCTCTTCAACGGCCGGCCGCTCGGCGCGCCCAACGGCAGCAACCCGGACGCCGCGTTCGCCGTGGACGAGGAGCTGCGGCCGCGCGAGCGCCGCACCAGCCTCAGCGTGTTCAACGTGACGGAGCTGGACGCGGGCGAGTACTCGTGCGTGGCGGCCAACCCGCGCGGCCTGGCCAGCGCCAACGCCTCGCTGGTGCTGCCGCAGGTGGTGACGGCCACCACGCTGAGCAAGGCCGAGTCGTGGCTGCTGTGGGCGGGGCtggcgggcgggggcggcgcggcGCTGCTGTCGGCCGCGTGCGCGCTGGCGTGCGGCTGCTGCGCGTGCGGCCGGCGCGCTTCGGCCCGCAGGAAGCGCCACCGGCGGAAAGCCAAGCTGAAGGGCAGCGTCAGCTTCACGGACCAGGAGAAGAAGCTGCTGGACGTGAGCATCACGACGACGGAGCGGCCCTCGGGCGCGGGCAGCTGCGAGCGGCTGGGCTCGCAGCCCGAGCTGGAGCTGCTGGAGCAGTCGCAGTCCGTGCCGCTGGAGCTGTGCGACATCACCATCGAGAGCCACTCGGAGGGCGACGCGGGCGCGTACCCGGGCGCCGTGGCCGTGTTCCCGCCGCCGCCGGAGTTCTCGACGAGCCTGCTGCCGGCGGGCGCCTTCGGCAACATCTTCATCTCGGTGTCGGTGAACCAGGAGCCGGGCGGCGAGGCGCAGCGCTACCCGGACCTGCTGGACATCGGGCACCGCGGCGCGGCCCGGACGAGCGTGAGCGTGGCCGCGGGGCCCGACGCGCCCTTCTTCGCCACGCTGCCGCGGCCCCAGGCGCGCGCCAAGGAGGGCCCCGGCCCGCAGTACGACAACATGGGCCCGCGCGTCACCGCCGGCGGCAGCTCCACGCTGTCTCTGCCCGACGACATCCCGCCGCCGCCGCTGCCGCCGCTCTGCTCGCCCATGGCCGCCGAGTACGTGGCGCTGTGA